The proteins below are encoded in one region of Segatella copri:
- a CDS encoding outer membrane beta-barrel protein — MKKETVLWAMLATTTCATAQNGKFPTSGVCADSIQTEKDSIKANQEAEIKADKETEIQAVTVTGHRPMYKMRNEALVTRVRNTPLAKEPTLEDVLKHIPGMKQTADGTLEVNGLGAPTIYLNDKKATSAELSHLDVKQIDEIELITTPGAKYDATTGAVLRILTRRTDEGIFGKMQVYDKLSEVNTNHEELTLGWVTKKISLTGFYGYTDNRYNVHQPQEALVRAKDGEYLFGTDRHGKNKANYNATELNFDWLLSKQHEVGIQWEGLWLNGGRSEKQQQYYRYPNPAGEDTNSEMKLSDADGEMKYFDAESQQWGHQRSHHFNLFHLAKWSKHLSSQIYLDYARNKDSDSQPITEKEGSEMQETLNRSNSNYDIYSGRFEVKQLISDKHSINFGGEWSLMEGKGKTESSADMLGTTEYKNHDTKTAAYLQYQGEAGRWSWWAGIRYEHLTSRYTNLSEESPDNMERHYDQWFPSFGITLNEPSWHHSLSFRTTTARPSFSQLSGNIYYTSRFQYQISNPKLQPVNTYRLTYSVQWKDFMGMLRYTRIDHSIMYIHEVPEDKPVRYVSTFMNFNKMQKYMAYLNWGHVFGCWRPNAHASITYQRFSVNDHGELISYNGATWNASFDNYFTLPNDYQLSLSYSFDNGGQVGKTKFRPTQNWSLGANKSWMDGRLQVAFSANDLFHQQLFKERTHEHAVDFSQTEDYKLWSYKLTVTWKFNKRKGRYNGINSAEDELNRL, encoded by the coding sequence ATGAAGAAAGAAACAGTTTTATGGGCGATGCTAGCCACCACCACCTGTGCAACAGCACAAAACGGGAAATTCCCGACATCCGGAGTTTGCGCAGACTCGATACAGACGGAAAAAGATTCGATCAAAGCTAACCAAGAAGCTGAGATCAAAGCTGATAAGGAGACTGAGATTCAAGCCGTAACCGTAACAGGTCATCGCCCGATGTACAAAATGAGAAACGAGGCCCTGGTTACCCGTGTCCGCAACACTCCTTTGGCAAAGGAGCCAACGCTGGAAGATGTATTGAAACACATCCCCGGCATGAAACAAACCGCCGATGGAACTCTGGAAGTAAACGGACTGGGAGCACCCACCATCTATCTCAACGACAAAAAGGCTACCTCTGCCGAACTCTCTCATCTCGATGTGAAGCAGATAGATGAAATAGAACTCATTACCACTCCTGGTGCAAAATATGATGCAACGACGGGAGCCGTACTGAGAATCCTGACGAGAAGAACAGACGAGGGTATATTCGGCAAGATGCAGGTGTATGATAAATTGAGCGAGGTGAACACCAACCACGAGGAATTGACCCTGGGTTGGGTAACGAAGAAGATTTCGCTCACAGGATTTTACGGTTATACAGACAACCGATACAATGTGCATCAGCCACAGGAAGCGCTCGTAAGAGCCAAAGATGGCGAATATCTCTTCGGAACCGACCGCCATGGCAAGAACAAGGCAAATTACAACGCTACAGAACTCAACTTCGACTGGTTGCTCAGCAAGCAACACGAAGTGGGAATACAATGGGAAGGGCTTTGGCTGAATGGCGGCAGAAGCGAGAAACAGCAGCAGTACTATCGCTATCCTAACCCAGCAGGAGAAGATACAAATAGCGAGATGAAGCTTTCTGATGCGGATGGCGAGATGAAGTATTTTGATGCGGAGAGCCAGCAATGGGGACACCAGCGCAGTCACCACTTCAACCTCTTCCATCTGGCTAAATGGTCGAAGCATCTCTCATCACAGATTTATCTGGACTATGCAAGGAACAAGGATTCTGACAGCCAGCCTATCACGGAGAAAGAAGGTAGCGAGATGCAGGAAACCCTCAACCGTTCCAATTCCAACTACGATATCTATAGTGGAAGATTCGAAGTCAAGCAACTCATCTCTGACAAACATTCCATCAACTTCGGTGGCGAATGGAGCCTGATGGAAGGTAAGGGAAAAACCGAAAGTTCTGCCGATATGCTTGGAACTACGGAATACAAAAACCACGATACCAAGACGGCTGCTTACCTGCAATATCAGGGTGAAGCTGGCAGATGGAGCTGGTGGGCAGGCATCCGATACGAGCATCTCACATCCCGATACACCAATCTGTCGGAGGAATCTCCCGACAATATGGAGCGCCATTACGACCAGTGGTTTCCATCGTTCGGTATCACTCTCAACGAACCGTCGTGGCATCACTCGCTCAGCTTCCGAACTACCACCGCCCGACCTTCTTTCAGTCAGCTCAGTGGGAACATCTACTATACCTCGCGCTTTCAGTATCAGATCAGCAATCCGAAGCTACAGCCTGTCAACACCTATCGTCTGACCTACTCCGTGCAGTGGAAAGACTTTATGGGAATGCTGAGATATACCCGTATCGACCACTCCATCATGTACATTCATGAAGTGCCGGAGGATAAGCCCGTAAGATACGTGAGTACATTCATGAACTTCAACAAGATGCAGAAATACATGGCCTATCTCAACTGGGGACACGTCTTCGGCTGCTGGCGTCCGAATGCCCATGCAAGCATCACTTACCAGCGCTTCTCTGTAAATGATCATGGAGAGCTAATCAGTTATAACGGAGCAACTTGGAATGCATCGTTTGACAATTACTTCACGCTACCAAACGACTATCAGCTGTCACTCTCCTACAGTTTTGACAATGGAGGACAAGTGGGTAAAACGAAGTTCCGCCCCACTCAGAACTGGAGTCTTGGTGCCAACAAATCGTGGATGGACGGCAGATTACAGGTTGCCTTCAGTGCCAACGACCTCTTCCATCAGCAGCTCTTCAAGGAGCGAACCCACGAGCATGCCGTTGACTTCTCCCAGACTGAGGATTACAAGCTATGGAGCTACAAGTTGACCGTAACCTGGAAATTCAACAAGCGCAAGGGAAGATACAACGGCATAAACAGTGCGGAAGATGAATTGAACCGACTATAG
- a CDS encoding FKBP-type peptidyl-prolyl cis-trans isomerase, protein MAKREYVEANKRWLEEKAKEEGVMALPRGIYYKVLKQGDPKGAQPSRRSIVTAHYTGWTINGKKFDSSRGGTPFAMRLSDLIDGWIVAMQQMHVGDQWELYIPAEMGYGKFSQPGIPGGSTLIFEVELLGVG, encoded by the coding sequence ATGGCAAAAAGAGAATATGTTGAGGCCAACAAGCGTTGGCTGGAGGAAAAGGCAAAGGAGGAGGGCGTTATGGCGCTGCCTCGTGGTATATATTATAAGGTGTTGAAGCAGGGCGACCCGAAGGGAGCACAGCCTAGCCGACGCAGCATCGTGACGGCTCATTATACCGGTTGGACCATCAACGGCAAGAAGTTTGATTCCAGCCGTGGCGGTACGCCGTTCGCCATGCGATTGAGCGACCTGATAGATGGCTGGATTGTTGCTATGCAGCAGATGCACGTGGGCGACCAGTGGGAACTTTACATCCCTGCCGAGATGGGCTACGGCAAGTTCTCGCAGCCGGGCATCCCAGGCGGTTCTACCCTGATATTCGAAGTAGAACTGCTGGGTGTGGGATAA
- a CDS encoding NAD(P)/FAD-dependent oxidoreductase codes for MPQSLHIAIIGGGAAGFFAAIEAKRNFPHADITIFEKNSKVLAKVEITGGGRCNLTNSFEEISDLKQAYPRGHKLMKRLFKRFDYQHAFDWFEENGVPLVTQEDQCVFPQSQDSHSIIDCLVNTAKRLGVKIQCNHQLTAITELEDERLLLDFKTSSEIRQIAFHRVAITTGGHPKMESFKHLSDLGHAIELPIPSLFTFNIADKAFKNLMGTVVEPVYTSIPGTKLKAEGPLLITHWGMSGPAVLKLSSHAARYLHENNYQIRISVNWVHESNRSLVEENIQGIIIANPQKQLASIRPYNLPSRLWLFLIQKMGYAPEKKWSEMGKKGCNLLIEALTNDLYQVNGKGAFKEEFVTCGGISLSNIDLHTLESKICPHLFFAGEVLDIDAITGGFNLQAAWTTGYVVGQHIGE; via the coding sequence ATGCCACAATCACTACATATTGCAATTATTGGTGGGGGTGCCGCAGGATTCTTTGCGGCGATAGAGGCCAAGCGCAACTTCCCTCACGCCGACATCACGATTTTCGAGAAGAATTCGAAGGTTCTCGCCAAGGTGGAAATCACGGGAGGAGGAAGATGCAATCTTACCAATTCCTTTGAGGAGATTTCCGACCTGAAACAGGCGTACCCCCGCGGACATAAACTGATGAAGCGACTCTTCAAGAGATTCGACTACCAGCATGCCTTCGACTGGTTTGAGGAGAACGGCGTGCCACTGGTTACGCAGGAAGACCAGTGCGTGTTTCCGCAATCGCAGGATTCGCACAGCATCATCGACTGTCTGGTGAATACCGCCAAGCGACTGGGCGTGAAGATACAATGCAACCACCAGCTCACCGCCATCACCGAACTGGAGGATGAACGCCTGCTCCTGGACTTCAAGACATCTTCCGAAATCAGGCAGATTGCCTTCCACCGGGTAGCCATCACTACAGGCGGTCATCCCAAGATGGAAAGCTTCAAGCATCTCTCTGATTTAGGACATGCAATAGAGCTGCCTATCCCATCGCTCTTCACCTTCAACATTGCCGACAAGGCTTTCAAGAACCTGATGGGCACGGTGGTAGAGCCTGTATATACCAGCATTCCGGGCACCAAACTGAAGGCAGAGGGTCCGCTTCTCATCACCCATTGGGGCATGAGCGGTCCTGCCGTGCTGAAGCTCTCATCCCATGCAGCCCGCTATCTGCACGAGAACAATTATCAGATCAGGATTTCCGTAAACTGGGTACACGAGAGCAACCGCTCGCTGGTGGAAGAGAACATCCAGGGCATCATCATCGCCAACCCACAGAAGCAGCTGGCAAGCATACGCCCCTATAATCTGCCATCCCGCCTCTGGCTCTTCCTGATTCAGAAGATGGGATACGCGCCCGAGAAGAAATGGAGCGAAATGGGAAAGAAGGGTTGCAACCTGCTGATAGAAGCCCTCACCAACGACCTCTACCAGGTGAACGGCAAGGGAGCCTTCAAGGAGGAGTTTGTTACCTGCGGCGGCATCAGCCTCAGCAACATCGACCTGCACACCCTGGAGAGCAAGATATGCCCTCACCTTTTCTTTGCCGGCGAAGTACTAGATATCGATGCCATTACAGGCGGTTTCAACCTTCAGGCAGCCTGGACCACGGGATATGTGGTGGGACAGCATATCGGAGAATAG
- a CDS encoding alpha/beta hydrolase — translation MKQKKMRKIGIASALGLVVLVVLGLYGASNYMLNYSLSYPQEERMTAEHWKNRMKNECPWMIGWMDSVYQHHCVRDTFVVMPSGYKSHAIYLYAPKTTEKTAVVVHGYQVRSEGMLHIAYLYNHDMGYNVLLPDLYGHGESEGDHIQMGWKDRWDVIRWSEIANEIFKVKSEGQRVKGEERRVKNTRQVIHGISMGAATTMAVSGEKTPDYVKCFVEDCGYTSVWDEFSAQLKDQFGLPAFPLMNTTSALCQYRYCWSFAEAQQIEQVRKSTKPMLFIHGDKDAFVPYAMLHPLYEAKTKGRKAIFIAKGSVHAMAYRDHHEEYTHIVKDFVSKEK, via the coding sequence ATGAAACAGAAAAAGATGAGAAAGATAGGCATCGCTTCGGCTCTAGGCTTGGTGGTGCTCGTGGTGCTGGGCTTGTATGGTGCCAGCAACTATATGCTCAATTATTCGCTCAGCTATCCCCAGGAGGAGAGAATGACGGCTGAGCATTGGAAGAACCGAATGAAGAACGAGTGCCCATGGATGATTGGCTGGATGGACTCCGTATATCAGCACCATTGTGTCAGGGATACCTTTGTCGTGATGCCGTCGGGCTACAAGTCCCATGCCATCTATCTCTATGCACCGAAGACTACGGAAAAGACTGCCGTGGTGGTGCATGGCTATCAGGTGCGCTCCGAGGGAATGCTGCACATCGCCTATCTCTATAATCACGATATGGGGTATAATGTGCTCTTGCCAGATCTGTATGGACATGGAGAGAGCGAGGGCGACCATATCCAGATGGGATGGAAGGATAGATGGGATGTCATCAGATGGTCGGAAATCGCCAATGAGATTTTTAAAGTGAAAAGTGAAGGACAGAGAGTGAAGGGGGAAGAACGAAGAGTGAAGAATACCCGTCAGGTGATTCACGGTATTTCGATGGGTGCGGCAACCACGATGGCAGTATCGGGAGAGAAGACTCCCGATTACGTGAAGTGCTTTGTGGAGGACTGCGGCTATACCAGCGTGTGGGATGAGTTTTCCGCTCAGCTCAAAGACCAGTTTGGCTTGCCTGCCTTCCCGCTGATGAATACCACTTCCGCCCTTTGCCAGTATCGCTACTGCTGGTCTTTTGCCGAGGCTCAGCAGATAGAGCAGGTTCGCAAGAGCACCAAACCGATGCTCTTTATCCATGGCGACAAGGATGCCTTCGTGCCCTACGCCATGCTTCATCCGCTTTACGAGGCAAAGACGAAGGGCAGAAAAGCCATCTTCATCGCTAAAGGCTCCGTTCATGCTATGGCATATCGCGACCATCACGAGGAATACACCCACATCGTGAAAGATTTTGTTTCTAAAGAAAAATAG
- a CDS encoding outer membrane beta-barrel family protein → MKRLRYIMLLAGLMSLSLQTIYAQRITRSFRNTSMSEALTILAKSTKDYRINFMYDELEDFTVTTSIVKRTAPDAIRQIMGFYPMKMTIDGENIFVECTQKTPTKMIGRIIDNKKRPVDFANVALLNVRDSSLINGGVTNENGQFVIPCGARKAIVRVSCVGYHTAVATYNTGKIGSITLKEATLNLQKVIVKAVRPRTKLTHGGFQTQVQGTLLSDVGMVSDLLKQIPRVRVNADGGCSVFGKGTPEIYINGRKVTDTKELQHLSSKEVKSVDVITNPGAQYNAEVGSVIRIHTIKKQGMGLSGSLYSKYSFAEKNNWIENLNLNYRMGGLDIFSLLAWNDTYRHLSQTTETTIMGNQHQVNLAMPYSGTLRSHNPYGKWGMNYQIDDNNSLGIFYSVYNNTYEYFNLQSDYEVKEDGKHVGKVKYDDDESRTIQGPVHEADAYYEGKMGKMSVNLNATALWSSDKTYQDAVEMSEELGSRDVNSITRNKRRMLAGKLELGYPLFEKVNLNVGTEYTNSHVHNFYQNEQEYIATSDSRIEEQNFAAFANIDLAIGNHIGLQAGARYEHVSHDCSEREMSRTYDNVFPTFSLGYQKGKLQMEWSASMKTQRPSYDVLSGFTRYDNRYIYEGGNPSLLPTNIYNLGWDVQYGWLGFSANYGYNKHAITILEMLYDTTSDILLSKPYNIDYLQVMDLSLVATPVFGFWHPMWELDFEQQFVNGEKYGYHGNLRKPQFSVRLNNWFSLSHDWSANVDYFISSSHSSGFSEVGSVSALNLSVKKMFLKKSLSIQLEANDLFHGLNDNQKSFATCMSMFKKSKMNSRSFALTVTYNFNATKSKYKGTGAGNAEKSRL, encoded by the coding sequence ATGAAAAGATTAAGATATATCATGCTGCTGGCAGGTTTGATGAGCCTTTCTCTTCAGACCATCTATGCCCAACGCATCACCCGCAGCTTCCGCAACACTTCTATGTCAGAAGCGCTCACCATCCTTGCCAAGAGCACCAAGGATTATCGTATCAACTTTATGTATGATGAACTGGAGGATTTCACGGTAACCACAAGTATCGTGAAGCGAACCGCTCCGGATGCCATCCGCCAGATCATGGGTTTCTATCCGATGAAGATGACGATAGATGGCGAAAACATCTTTGTGGAGTGTACGCAGAAGACTCCCACCAAGATGATAGGCCGCATCATAGACAATAAGAAACGCCCTGTAGATTTTGCCAATGTAGCCCTGCTGAATGTTCGTGACTCTTCATTGATAAATGGCGGCGTGACGAATGAGAACGGCCAGTTCGTGATTCCTTGCGGAGCGAGAAAGGCGATAGTAAGAGTAAGTTGCGTGGGCTATCATACCGCTGTTGCTACTTATAATACAGGTAAGATTGGTTCAATTACTCTGAAGGAGGCAACGCTGAACCTGCAGAAGGTGATTGTGAAGGCGGTTCGCCCTCGTACCAAGTTGACTCATGGTGGATTCCAGACTCAGGTTCAGGGTACGTTGTTGAGCGATGTAGGTATGGTTTCCGACTTATTGAAACAGATTCCTCGTGTAAGAGTGAATGCCGATGGAGGTTGTAGCGTATTCGGAAAAGGTACTCCTGAGATTTATATCAATGGCAGAAAAGTTACCGATACCAAGGAATTGCAGCATCTCTCTTCTAAGGAGGTGAAAAGCGTGGATGTCATAACCAATCCTGGTGCACAATATAATGCCGAGGTGGGTTCTGTTATTCGCATACATACCATCAAGAAACAGGGAATGGGTTTGAGTGGCAGTCTCTATTCCAAGTATTCCTTTGCCGAAAAGAACAATTGGATAGAGAATTTAAATCTCAATTATCGCATGGGTGGCTTGGATATCTTCTCGCTCTTGGCATGGAATGATACCTATCGTCATCTTTCTCAAACTACGGAGACCACGATTATGGGTAATCAGCATCAGGTAAACTTGGCGATGCCCTATTCAGGAACGTTGCGTTCCCATAATCCATACGGAAAATGGGGAATGAACTACCAGATAGATGATAACAATTCATTGGGTATCTTCTATAGTGTCTATAATAATACCTATGAATATTTCAATCTGCAGTCAGACTATGAGGTGAAAGAAGATGGGAAGCATGTAGGCAAAGTGAAGTATGATGATGATGAAAGTCGTACGATTCAAGGGCCTGTTCATGAGGCGGATGCCTACTATGAGGGAAAAATGGGCAAGATGAGTGTGAATCTGAACGCTACCGCTCTTTGGTCTTCTGATAAGACTTATCAAGATGCCGTAGAAATGAGTGAGGAACTTGGCTCACGTGATGTGAATAGTATAACAAGAAACAAACGCCGCATGTTGGCTGGTAAGTTGGAATTGGGTTATCCTCTTTTTGAAAAAGTAAATCTCAATGTTGGAACAGAATATACCAATAGTCATGTTCATAATTTCTATCAGAACGAACAGGAGTATATCGCCACTTCTGACAGTAGGATAGAAGAGCAAAACTTTGCTGCATTTGCCAATATCGATCTGGCTATAGGCAATCATATTGGCTTACAGGCTGGAGCAAGATATGAGCATGTAAGTCATGACTGCTCTGAACGGGAGATGAGTAGGACCTACGATAATGTGTTCCCTACATTCTCTCTTGGTTATCAGAAGGGGAAACTTCAGATGGAGTGGAGTGCATCGATGAAAACTCAGCGTCCTTCTTATGATGTCCTTTCCGGTTTTACCAGATATGACAACCGTTATATTTACGAGGGTGGCAATCCTTCCTTGCTTCCTACCAATATATATAATTTAGGATGGGATGTTCAGTATGGTTGGTTAGGATTTTCTGCCAATTATGGTTATAACAAACATGCTATCACCATTCTTGAAATGCTATATGATACAACCTCAGATATTCTGCTTAGTAAGCCCTATAATATTGATTATTTACAAGTAATGGACTTATCTTTAGTGGCAACTCCTGTGTTTGGTTTCTGGCATCCTATGTGGGAGTTGGATTTTGAGCAACAGTTTGTGAATGGTGAGAAGTATGGTTATCATGGAAATCTCCGTAAACCTCAATTCTCTGTTCGGTTGAACAACTGGTTTTCCTTGAGTCACGATTGGTCGGCTAATGTAGATTATTTCATATCTTCATCTCATAGTTCAGGCTTTTCAGAAGTGGGTAGTGTCAGTGCTTTGAATCTTTCTGTCAAGAAGATGTTCCTAAAGAAAAGTCTTAGCATTCAGTTGGAGGCAAACGATCTCTTCCATGGTCTGAACGATAATCAGAAGTCGTTTGCTACATGTATGTCTATGTTCAAGAAGAGCAAGATGAATTCTCGTTCTTTTGCTCTGACGGTAACTTATAACTTCAATGCCACCAAGAGCAAGTATAAGGGTACGGGTGCTGGTAATGCAGAAAAGAGCAGATTATAG
- a CDS encoding DUF4974 domain-containing protein, which yields MKHELSDINPQKMDSQKWDMLLDLLEHPEKYSEIQKDELLGDEEVNELYLQLVETRQSLDFAKSKEEMKMPSIDAEWEKLKDEMKLKEKQQKEEMSQNAETQQTAKQLPLWSPMRKVAAVAAVLVVSGITFAAIHLVTRSHQASDKNNTELVASQKDSIQQVAAPQKSNIEEKADSASLAQFPLVYENAELQNILTPIAGHFHLQVTYQNESARHIRLFLQLEKNMSLDDIIELMNHFEKVNIRHEGQTLIVE from the coding sequence ATGAAACATGAATTATCTGACATAAATCCTCAGAAGATGGATTCTCAGAAATGGGATATGCTCCTCGATCTCCTGGAGCATCCCGAAAAGTATTCCGAAATCCAGAAGGATGAACTTCTGGGCGATGAGGAAGTGAACGAACTCTATCTGCAGTTGGTAGAGACCCGACAGTCTCTGGATTTCGCCAAGTCGAAGGAAGAAATGAAGATGCCTTCGATTGATGCAGAATGGGAGAAGCTGAAAGATGAGATGAAGCTGAAAGAAAAGCAGCAGAAAGAAGAGATGAGTCAGAATGCAGAAACCCAACAAACTGCCAAGCAGCTTCCTCTCTGGAGCCCGATGAGAAAGGTGGCTGCCGTTGCAGCCGTCCTTGTCGTCTCCGGCATCACCTTTGCTGCCATTCATTTGGTAACCCGTTCTCATCAGGCATCAGATAAGAACAATACCGAACTCGTGGCATCCCAAAAGGATTCTATCCAGCAGGTTGCTGCTCCTCAGAAATCCAACATAGAAGAAAAGGCAGATTCTGCAAGTCTTGCCCAGTTCCCATTGGTTTACGAAAACGCTGAACTTCAGAATATCCTTACTCCTATTGCCGGGCATTTCCATCTCCAGGTAACTTATCAGAATGAGTCGGCTCGCCACATCCGTCTCTTCCTGCAACTGGAGAAGAACATGAGTCTGGATGATATCATCGAACTGATGAATCATTTCGAGAAAGTGAATATTCGTCATGAAGGTCAAACTTTAATCGTGGAATAA
- a CDS encoding RNA polymerase sigma factor: MTEENEQRMERLFHDHYEQMYRFAFALLHDNEEARDVVSDVFSRLWDKQLVPDRAYLMRSVKNACINLIARKKRDERLKRLLPLSEEKLTEEEPSRLEERWQAAVDCIDHDLTDQTASVIRLCYREGMSYKDTAEELGISISAVNKHIVKGLRTLREKLKGK, from the coding sequence ATGACAGAAGAAAATGAACAGCGGATGGAACGGCTGTTCCACGACCATTACGAGCAGATGTATCGCTTCGCCTTTGCCTTGCTCCATGATAATGAGGAGGCGAGAGATGTGGTGAGTGATGTGTTCTCCAGATTGTGGGATAAACAGCTGGTTCCAGACCGGGCTTACCTGATGCGGAGCGTGAAGAATGCCTGCATCAATCTTATAGCCAGAAAGAAGAGAGATGAACGACTGAAACGGCTTCTCCCTCTCTCGGAAGAGAAATTGACGGAAGAAGAACCTTCCCGTCTGGAGGAGCGATGGCAGGCTGCCGTAGATTGCATCGACCACGATCTGACCGACCAGACCGCTTCCGTCATCCGATTGTGCTATCGGGAAGGAATGTCGTATAAGGATACAGCGGAGGAACTGGGCATCAGTATCTCGGCAGTGAACAAGCATATCGTGAAAGGTTTGCGAACGCTCAGAGAAAAGTTGAAAGGAAAATAA
- a CDS encoding nucleotidyltransferase family protein has translation MGKRAIIEALRHYFSTQPVLKAWLFGSFSRGEETKDSDVDIMVSLDKSKPIGLKFFGMWSDLEELLGRKVDLVSEGTLLPFAQESVERDKILVYERTK, from the coding sequence ATGGGTAAACGAGCCATCATAGAAGCTTTACGCCATTATTTCAGCACCCAACCCGTACTGAAAGCCTGGCTGTTCGGTTCTTTCTCCAGAGGGGAAGAAACGAAGGATAGCGATGTCGATATTATGGTTTCTTTGGACAAGAGCAAACCTATTGGTTTAAAATTCTTCGGCATGTGGAGTGATTTGGAAGAACTCTTAGGTAGAAAAGTTGATTTGGTATCAGAAGGAACCTTACTTCCTTTTGCACAGGAATCAGTAGAACGTGATAAAATCTTAGTTTATGAGAGAACGAAGTAG
- a CDS encoding EamA family transporter: MWKYYALLSAFFAALTAIFAKVGVKDINSDLATAIRTTIILVITWGIVFVGNHQMEVKSIPSHTWIFLFLSGCATGLSWLFYFKAIQLGDVSRVAPIDKLSVVITICLSFLFLKEPVSLKTILGAFLITAGSIVMLYK, from the coding sequence ATGTGGAAGTATTATGCATTGCTTTCTGCATTCTTTGCCGCATTAACGGCAATCTTCGCCAAAGTGGGGGTGAAAGACATTAATTCAGACTTGGCTACAGCCATTCGTACCACCATTATTCTTGTGATAACCTGGGGTATTGTATTCGTAGGAAATCATCAGATGGAGGTGAAGTCCATTCCGAGCCATACGTGGATATTCCTTTTTCTATCAGGATGCGCCACGGGACTTTCCTGGCTTTTTTATTTCAAGGCAATTCAGTTGGGCGATGTTTCTCGTGTGGCTCCTATCGATAAGTTGAGTGTGGTCATTACTATCTGTCTTTCATTTCTGTTCCTGAAGGAGCCGGTAAGTCTGAAGACCATTCTTGGAGCCTTTCTCATTACGGCAGGCAGTATCGTGATGCTTTATAAATAA
- a CDS encoding phosphatase PAP2 family protein, with product MKKGLMILWIISGWGVLHISAQETYAIEWQVDSSSVENLKVVKNEKSADIEKQNFTSSKLYQMTFVGTPLIVTGMIVKGEDTHFRSLRNDYMQQFHRPFDNYTQFLPAAVMLGMKVAGVESRSSWGRMLASDAFSAAIMGAVVNTMKTTTHVMRPDGSNDHSFPSGHTATAFMTATMLTKEYGHLSPWIGIGSYTIASGTGLMRMANNKHWLSDVMTGAGIGILSVEFGYYIADLLFKDKGVRHFSQYEIFSRLDKPSFLGLYLGVNIPLSHYDISENLGFRTSSGSSVGVEGALFLNPYLGIGGRFTVSNTHIITSDKNGSVSSQEAMDGKKMGGEVAEHETFDAIMAMAGPYFSYPITSRWNIGSKLLTGYIAYPRLSLSGGTVIPKNSGVCFGSGISFSYKAKENYGVRFFLDYNLQPSHSKKSGEWMNTLAAGTTFGVNF from the coding sequence ATGAAAAAGGGATTGATGATATTATGGATAATTTCTGGTTGGGGTGTACTTCATATCTCAGCCCAGGAAACCTACGCTATAGAATGGCAGGTAGATTCCTCTTCTGTAGAGAATCTGAAAGTAGTTAAAAACGAGAAATCTGCTGATATTGAAAAGCAGAACTTCACGTCTTCCAAGCTCTATCAGATGACTTTTGTGGGGACACCTCTGATAGTAACTGGTATGATAGTCAAGGGAGAGGATACGCACTTTAGAAGTCTGCGCAACGATTATATGCAGCAATTTCATCGCCCCTTCGATAATTATACGCAATTCCTGCCGGCTGCCGTGATGCTTGGTATGAAGGTGGCTGGTGTGGAGAGCCGGAGCTCATGGGGCAGGATGCTGGCTTCTGATGCTTTCTCTGCGGCAATCATGGGGGCAGTGGTCAATACGATGAAAACTACTACCCATGTGATGCGACCTGATGGAAGCAACGACCATTCTTTCCCGTCTGGTCATACAGCTACAGCTTTTATGACCGCCACGATGCTTACCAAGGAATATGGACATCTGAGTCCGTGGATTGGGATAGGATCTTATACCATAGCATCAGGTACGGGCCTGATGCGTATGGCGAACAACAAACATTGGCTGAGTGATGTCATGACGGGTGCAGGCATCGGAATCCTTTCTGTCGAGTTTGGTTATTATATCGCCGATCTCCTCTTTAAGGACAAAGGTGTCAGACATTTCTCGCAATATGAAATCTTTTCCAGACTCGATAAGCCTTCGTTCCTGGGGCTGTATCTTGGCGTAAACATTCCTTTGAGTCATTATGATATTTCTGAGAATCTGGGATTCAGAACATCGTCGGGAAGTTCGGTTGGTGTAGAAGGTGCTCTTTTTCTGAACCCTTATCTTGGTATCGGTGGTAGATTTACGGTTTCCAATACGCATATCATTACGAGCGATAAGAATGGTTCTGTTTCTAGCCAGGAAGCAATGGATGGAAAGAAAATGGGCGGTGAGGTAGCAGAACATGAAACCTTTGATGCCATTATGGCGATGGCTGGTCCTTATTTTTCTTATCCCATCACATCCCGATGGAATATCGGAAGTAAACTGCTGACTGGCTATATAGCTTATCCCCGACTTTCCCTGTCAGGTGGCACCGTTATTCCCAAGAATAGTGGTGTCTGTTTCGGAAGCGGAATCTCCTTCTCTTATAAGGCGAAGGAAAACTATGGCGTCCGTTTCTTCCTGGATTATAACCTCCAGCCGTCTCACAGTAAGAAGAGTGGGGAATGGATGAACACCCTTGCTGCGGGAACAACTTTCGGAGTGAATTTCTAG